The following are encoded together in the Streptomyces sp. NBC_01465 genome:
- a CDS encoding peroxiredoxin yields the protein MLTVGDKFPEFDLTACVSLEAGKEFEQINHKTYEGKWKIVFAWPKDFTFVCPTEIAAFGKLNEEFADRDAQVLGFSGDSEFVHHAWRKDHPDLTDLPFPMLADSKHELMRDLGIEGEDGFAQRAVFIVDQNNEIQFTMVTAGSVGRNPKEVLRVLDALQTDELCPCNWTKGENTLDPVALLAGE from the coding sequence GTGCTCACTGTCGGTGACAAGTTCCCCGAGTTCGACCTGACCGCTTGTGTTTCGCTGGAGGCGGGCAAGGAGTTCGAGCAGATCAACCACAAGACCTACGAGGGCAAGTGGAAGATCGTCTTCGCGTGGCCGAAGGACTTCACCTTCGTGTGCCCCACCGAGATCGCCGCCTTCGGCAAGCTCAACGAGGAGTTCGCCGACCGTGACGCCCAGGTCCTCGGCTTCTCCGGCGACTCCGAGTTCGTGCACCACGCCTGGCGCAAGGACCACCCGGACCTGACCGACCTGCCCTTCCCGATGCTCGCCGACTCGAAGCACGAGCTCATGCGCGACCTCGGCATCGAGGGCGAGGACGGCTTCGCGCAGCGCGCCGTCTTCATCGTCGACCAGAACAACGAGATCCAGTTCACGATGGTGACCGCGGGCTCCGTCGGCCGTAACCCGAAGGAAGTCCTCCGGGTCCTGGACGCGCTCCAGACCGACGAGCTGTGCCCGTGCAACTGGACCAAGGGCGAGAACACCCTGGACCCGGTCGCCCTCCTGGCCGGTGAGTGA
- a CDS encoding hydrogen peroxide-inducible genes activator, producing the protein MATVSRSKQSKQPSLAQLRAFAAVAEHLHFRDAAAAIGMSQPALSGAVSALEETLGVQLLERTTRKVLLSPAGERLAARAKTVLDAVGELMEEAEAVRAPFTGVLRLGVIPTVAPYLLPTVLRLVRREYPALDLQVHEEQTSSLLEGLAAGRLDLLLLAVPLGVPGVAELPLFDEDFVLVTPRDHWLAGREDVPREALKALDLLLLDEGHCLRDQALDVCREAGRSDGAAVTTTAAGLSTLVQLVAGGLGVTLLPRTAVRVETGRNEHLATAYFANPAPSRRIALAMRVGAARGEEFEAFAAALREAMRPLPVWLN; encoded by the coding sequence GTGGCCACAGTAAGTAGGAGCAAGCAGAGCAAGCAGCCGAGCCTGGCGCAGCTGCGGGCGTTCGCGGCGGTGGCCGAGCATCTGCACTTCCGTGACGCGGCGGCGGCGATCGGGATGAGCCAGCCCGCGCTGTCGGGGGCGGTCTCGGCGCTGGAGGAGACCCTCGGCGTACAGCTTCTGGAGCGGACGACGCGCAAGGTGCTGCTGTCGCCGGCGGGGGAGCGGCTTGCGGCGCGGGCGAAGACGGTGCTGGATGCGGTCGGGGAGCTGATGGAGGAGGCGGAGGCGGTGCGGGCGCCGTTCACCGGGGTGCTGCGGCTCGGGGTGATTCCGACGGTGGCGCCGTATCTGCTGCCGACCGTGCTGCGTCTCGTACGGCGCGAGTACCCGGCCTTGGATCTCCAGGTGCACGAGGAGCAGACGTCGTCCCTGCTGGAGGGGCTGGCGGCGGGGCGGCTCGATCTGCTGCTCCTCGCGGTGCCGCTGGGGGTGCCGGGGGTGGCCGAACTGCCCCTGTTCGACGAGGACTTCGTCCTGGTGACGCCGAGGGACCACTGGCTGGCGGGCCGGGAGGACGTGCCGAGGGAGGCGCTGAAGGCGCTGGACCTGCTGCTGCTCGACGAGGGCCACTGTCTGCGCGACCAGGCGCTGGACGTGTGCCGGGAGGCGGGGAGGAGCGACGGGGCCGCGGTCACGACGACGGCGGCCGGTCTGTCGACGCTGGTGCAGCTGGTCGCGGGCGGACTGGGGGTGACGCTGCTGCCGCGGACGGCGGTACGAGTGGAGACGGGCCGCAACGAGCACCTGGCGACGGCGTACTTCGCGAACCCCGCCCCGTCCCGCCGCATCGCGCTGGCGATGCGGGTGGGGGCGGCGCGGGGCGAGGAGTTCGAGGCGTTCGCGGCGGCGCTGCGGGAGGCGATGAGACCGCTGCCGGTGTGGCTGAATTAG
- a CDS encoding transglycosylase SLT domain-containing protein, whose product MSRISVRGFAVASATAVTTVGAVVGVASGSTLPANDNNDTAAAPDTTLLADIPTGQQAQVQTASLSQQADVQAAQADASAKKDAEAAARIQAAKDAKSKKDAAEAKLKKEREAKEAASRSEARSKISYTQQSSYSVSQIKAMAQSMMASDQFQCFSNIVEHESGWNYRATNPSSGAYGLVQAYPGSKMASAGADWQTNPATQIKWGLNYMENRYGSPCGAWSYWQTHHSY is encoded by the coding sequence CCGGATTTCGGTTCGCGGATTCGCGGTGGCATCTGCCACTGCGGTCACCACCGTTGGCGCCGTCGTCGGCGTTGCCTCGGGCAGCACCCTGCCCGCGAACGACAACAACGACACAGCAGCTGCACCGGACACGACGCTCCTCGCGGACATTCCCACCGGCCAGCAGGCTCAGGTGCAGACCGCTTCCCTCAGTCAGCAGGCAGACGTCCAGGCCGCCCAGGCCGACGCGTCGGCCAAGAAGGATGCCGAGGCTGCGGCCCGCATCCAGGCTGCCAAGGACGCGAAGTCGAAGAAGGACGCCGCCGAGGCGAAGCTGAAGAAGGAGCGCGAGGCCAAGGAAGCGGCCAGCCGCTCCGAAGCCCGCTCCAAGATCAGCTACACCCAGCAGAGCTCGTACTCGGTGTCGCAGATCAAGGCGATGGCCCAGTCGATGATGGCGTCCGACCAGTTCCAGTGCTTCAGCAACATCGTGGAGCACGAGTCCGGCTGGAACTACCGCGCGACCAACCCCTCCTCGGGTGCCTACGGTCTCGTCCAGGCCTACCCCGGCTCCAAGATGGCCTCGGCCGGCGCCGACTGGCAGACCAACCCGGCCACCCAGATCAAGTGGGGCCTCAACTACATGGAGAACCGTTACGGCTCCCCGTGCGGTGCCTGGTCGTACTGGCAGACCCACCACTCGTACTGA
- a CDS encoding ABC transporter ATP-binding protein, whose translation MTPSAPAGSLLVAKDLHKTYGQTPALDGASFSIHPGEIVAVMGPSGSGKSTLLHCLAGIVRPDAGTITYNGHELSSMPDAGRSALRRSDFGFVFQFGQLVPELTCVENVALPLRLNGVKRKEAERRAAEWMEQLEVDDLAGKRPGEVSGGQGQRVAVARSLVTSPRVLFADEPTGALDSLNGERVMELFTQAARSTNAAVVLVTHEARVAAYSDREIVVRDGKSRDLEFTV comes from the coding sequence ATGACCCCCTCGGCCCCCGCCGGCTCCCTGCTCGTCGCCAAGGACCTGCACAAGACGTACGGGCAGACCCCCGCCCTCGACGGCGCGTCCTTCTCCATCCACCCCGGCGAGATCGTCGCCGTCATGGGCCCCTCGGGCTCCGGCAAGTCGACGCTGCTGCACTGCCTCGCCGGGATCGTCCGCCCGGACGCCGGGACCATCACGTACAACGGCCACGAGCTCTCCTCGATGCCGGACGCCGGCCGCTCCGCGCTGCGCCGCAGCGACTTCGGCTTCGTCTTCCAGTTCGGCCAGCTGGTCCCGGAGTTGACCTGCGTCGAGAACGTGGCGCTCCCGCTGCGCCTCAACGGGGTCAAGCGCAAGGAGGCCGAGCGCAGGGCCGCCGAGTGGATGGAGCAGCTGGAGGTCGACGACCTGGCCGGGAAGCGTCCCGGCGAGGTCTCCGGCGGGCAGGGGCAGCGCGTCGCCGTCGCCCGTTCGCTGGTCACCTCGCCGCGGGTCCTCTTCGCGGACGAGCCGACCGGTGCGCTCGACTCCCTCAACGGGGAGCGCGTCATGGAGCTCTTCACCCAGGCCGCCCGCTCCACCAACGCGGCTGTCGTCCTGGTCACCCACGAGGCGCGGGTCGCCGCGTACTCGGACCGCGAAATCGTCGTACGGGACGGGAAGTCCCGCGACCTGGAGTTCACCGTATGA
- a CDS encoding DUF2752 domain-containing protein has protein sequence MADRRPWSPAVAPLAVLAGAAAGAVYLYGTDPHEPGHLLPRCPFRLATGLLCPACGGTRMAFDLMHGRFTAAWHDNGMLLLASPFALGLLARWAWNGVRGRHWRPALGGRTQALILGAAVLWTVLRNA, from the coding sequence GTGGCTGACCGCCGCCCCTGGTCCCCGGCCGTCGCGCCCCTCGCGGTACTCGCGGGGGCGGCGGCCGGGGCGGTGTACCTCTACGGCACCGACCCGCACGAGCCCGGGCACCTTCTCCCCCGGTGCCCGTTCCGCCTGGCGACCGGGCTGCTCTGCCCCGCCTGCGGGGGCACGCGGATGGCGTTCGACCTGATGCACGGCCGGTTCACGGCCGCCTGGCACGACAACGGGATGCTGCTGCTCGCCTCCCCGTTCGCCCTCGGCCTGCTGGCCCGCTGGGCCTGGAACGGAGTGCGCGGACGCCACTGGCGCCCCGCCCTCGGGGGCCGCACCCAGGCTCTGATCCTCGGTGCGGCCGTCCTCTGGACGGTGCTCCGCAACGCCTAG
- a CDS encoding alkyl hydroperoxide reductase, whose translation MALDELKSAIPDYAKDLKLNLGSVIGNSDLPKQQLWGTVLACAIASRSPQVLRELEPEAKANLSPEAYTAAKSAAAVMAMNNVYYRTRHLLSDPEYGTLRAGLRMNVIGNPGVEKVDFELWSLAVSAINGCGQCLDSHEQVLRKAGVDRETIQEAFKIAAVLQAVGTTLDAEAVLAQ comes from the coding sequence ATGGCGCTCGATGAACTCAAGTCCGCCATACCGGACTACGCCAAGGACCTGAAGCTGAACCTCGGCTCGGTCATCGGCAACTCGGACCTCCCGAAGCAGCAGCTCTGGGGCACCGTCCTGGCCTGCGCGATCGCCTCGCGCTCGCCGCAGGTGCTGCGCGAGCTGGAGCCGGAGGCGAAGGCGAACCTCTCCCCGGAGGCGTACACCGCCGCCAAGTCCGCCGCGGCGGTCATGGCGATGAACAACGTCTACTACCGGACGCGCCACCTCCTCTCCGACCCCGAGTACGGCACGCTCCGCGCGGGCCTGCGGATGAACGTCATCGGCAACCCGGGCGTCGAGAAGGTCGACTTCGAGCTGTGGTCGCTCGCGGTCTCCGCGATCAACGGCTGCGGCCAGTGCCTGGACTCGCACGAGCAGGTGCTCCGCAAGGCCGGGGTCGACCGCGAGACCATCCAGGAGGCCTTCAAGATCGCGGCCGTCCTGCAGGCGGTCGGCACGACGCTGGACGCGGAAGCGGTGCTGGCGCAGTAG
- a CDS encoding AI-2E family transporter, whose translation MAGLPGWLERLGAELTSLGERLEERRAEEDVKAGQEEPQESQAAPEHVPPPPAYAPAVAPRPDPVAAVPWGMRVAAEAGWRLLVLAGTLWVLMKVISAIQLVVFAFVAALLVTALLQPTVARLKKMGLPRGLATAVTAISGFVLMGLVGWFVVWQVMENLDTLSTKVQDGIQELKRWLLNSPFHVTEDQINQIAKNLTDTIGANTNEITSTGLQGITVMVEVLTGILLAMFSTLFLLYDGPRIWQWTLKLAPAAARPGLAGAGPRAWRTLTAYVRGTVIVAMIDAIFIGLGIYFLKVPMAVPLAVFIFLFAFIPLVGAVISGALAVVVALVTEGVFTALMVLIVVLAVQQIEGHILQPFILGRAVRVHPLAVVLSVAAGGLVAGIGGAVVAVPLVAVTNTMVGYLRTYSRENALRTAPAPHGATAVEVAPVLPNDDRDENGGTE comes from the coding sequence ATGGCAGGACTGCCGGGATGGCTGGAGCGGCTCGGCGCCGAACTGACCAGCCTGGGCGAACGGCTGGAGGAACGCCGTGCGGAGGAGGACGTGAAGGCCGGCCAGGAAGAACCACAGGAATCACAGGCCGCCCCCGAACACGTACCCCCGCCGCCCGCCTACGCTCCCGCCGTGGCCCCCCGCCCCGACCCGGTGGCCGCCGTCCCCTGGGGGATGCGGGTCGCCGCCGAGGCGGGCTGGCGCCTGCTGGTCCTCGCGGGCACGCTCTGGGTCCTGATGAAGGTCATCAGCGCCATCCAGCTGGTCGTGTTCGCCTTCGTCGCGGCCCTGTTGGTCACCGCCCTGCTCCAGCCGACCGTGGCCCGCCTCAAGAAGATGGGCCTGCCGCGCGGCCTCGCCACCGCGGTCACCGCGATCTCCGGCTTCGTCCTCATGGGGCTCGTCGGCTGGTTCGTGGTCTGGCAGGTCATGGAGAACCTGGACACGCTCTCGACCAAGGTCCAGGACGGTATCCAGGAGCTGAAGCGCTGGCTGCTCAACAGCCCGTTCCATGTCACCGAGGACCAGATCAACCAGATCGCCAAGAACCTCACCGACACCATCGGCGCCAACACCAACGAGATCACCTCGACCGGCCTTCAGGGCATCACGGTCATGGTGGAGGTGCTCACCGGGATACTGCTGGCGATGTTCTCCACGCTCTTCCTGCTGTACGACGGCCCGCGCATCTGGCAGTGGACCCTCAAGCTGGCCCCCGCAGCGGCCCGCCCCGGCCTCGCGGGCGCCGGCCCGCGCGCCTGGCGGACGCTGACCGCGTATGTGCGCGGGACGGTGATAGTGGCCATGATCGACGCCATCTTCATCGGGCTCGGGATCTACTTCCTGAAGGTCCCCATGGCGGTCCCGCTGGCCGTCTTCATCTTCCTGTTCGCCTTCATCCCCCTGGTCGGCGCGGTCATTTCGGGCGCGCTGGCGGTGGTGGTCGCCCTGGTGACGGAGGGCGTGTTCACGGCGCTGATGGTGCTGATCGTGGTCCTCGCCGTACAGCAGATCGAGGGCCACATCCTGCAGCCGTTCATCCTGGGCCGTGCGGTACGGGTGCATCCGCTCGCGGTGGTGCTCTCCGTGGCGGCGGGAGGGCTGGTCGCGGGGATCGGCGGCGCGGTGGTCGCGGTCCCGCTGGTGGCGGTGACCAACACGATGGTGGGCTATCTGCGCACCTACAGCCGGGAGAACGCCCTCAGGACGGCACCGGCCCCGCACGGGGCGACGGCGGTCGAGGTGGCACCGGTACTGCCGAACGACGACAGAGATGAAAACGGGGGAACCGAGTGA
- a CDS encoding PadR family transcriptional regulator: MSIGHTLLGLLESGPRHGYDLKRAFDEKFGHDRPLHYGQVYSTMSRLLKNGLVEVDGIEAGGGPERKRYAITEAGVSDVDQWLAQPEKPEPYLQSTLYTKVVLALLTDRSAADLLDTQRAEHLRLMRILTDRKRRGDLADQLICDHALFHLEADLRWLELTAARLGQLSTEVRA, translated from the coding sequence ATGTCAATCGGCCACACCCTGCTCGGGCTCCTGGAGTCCGGCCCCCGCCATGGATACGACCTCAAGCGCGCCTTCGACGAGAAGTTCGGGCACGACCGCCCGCTGCACTACGGGCAGGTCTACTCGACCATGTCGCGGCTCCTGAAGAACGGCCTCGTGGAGGTCGACGGCATAGAGGCCGGCGGCGGTCCCGAGCGCAAGCGGTACGCCATCACCGAGGCCGGCGTCAGCGACGTCGACCAGTGGCTCGCGCAGCCCGAGAAGCCCGAGCCCTACCTCCAGTCGACGCTCTACACCAAGGTCGTCCTGGCCCTGCTGACCGACCGCAGCGCCGCCGACCTCCTCGACACCCAGCGGGCCGAGCACCTGCGGCTGATGCGCATCCTCACCGACCGCAAGCGCCGCGGCGACCTCGCCGACCAACTGATCTGCGACCACGCCCTGTTCCATCTGGAAGCCGATCTGCGCTGGCTGGAACTGACCGCGGCCCGCCTCGGCCAGCTCTCCACGGAGGTACGGGCATGA
- a CDS encoding transglycosylase domain-containing protein: MGRAEERRARQSGARRAKPKKSGIRRLFTWKKMLGTFFGIVLLGMAAFIGLYLYVDVPTANADAEQQSNVYKLANGKVIARTGEINREKVGLDQIPTDVQHTFVAAENKSFYDDNGIDIKGLARGLYNTASGKGKQGGSTITQQYVKNYYLTQDQTATRKLKELVISLKVDRKFSKSEILEGYINTSYYGRQAYGIQAAAQAYYGIDAKKLNVAQGAYLASLLQAPSQYDWQAATAEGKRLVTNRWNYTLDNMVEKNWLSASDRAALKDLPKPRAPKAEAGLKGETGYLVKAAKQEMMASGISEAEIDAGGWTITLNIDAKKQAALEKTIKEQVTDKLDPKKRKVDADLQAGAVSVDPHTGAILALYGGTDYLKHEFSNAKRTDYQPASTFKPLILAAALEKKAKTQDNQAITADTMYSGKSKRPVEGSDTPFDPPNEDNVSYGEVTVQTAMNKSINSVFAQMGVDVGLANVKQLGIELGLSRMKTAENVPAMTLGSYGASPMEMAGAYATFDNHGKKVTPTIIKTATHANREPYSKMKDAIGEQVVSRSTADALTSVLTGVVDEGTGKVVKNKDQQVAGKTGTSDNNKSAWFTGYTPDLVTSVGLFGEAATPRTVDGVKILKGGQVTMSGAAGSPTGRINGGGFPAQIWAAYTFGLDMKNAKFDLDTDQGAAVEPTWTPSETPSETPSETPSNTPSRTPSETPSETPSETPSETPVDPDPGQSSSGPPDPGQSSSAPNPGGSQNALPNDD; the protein is encoded by the coding sequence ATGGGCCGTGCAGAGGAGCGACGAGCCCGGCAGAGCGGGGCGCGCCGGGCGAAGCCGAAGAAGTCCGGCATACGCCGGCTCTTCACCTGGAAGAAGATGCTGGGCACGTTCTTCGGGATCGTGCTGCTCGGCATGGCCGCCTTCATCGGGCTCTATCTGTACGTCGACGTACCCACGGCCAACGCGGACGCCGAGCAGCAGAGCAACGTCTACAAGCTCGCCAACGGCAAGGTGATCGCCCGCACCGGAGAGATCAACCGGGAGAAGGTCGGACTCGACCAGATACCCACCGACGTCCAGCACACCTTCGTCGCCGCCGAGAACAAGTCCTTCTACGACGACAACGGCATCGACATCAAGGGCCTGGCCCGCGGCCTCTACAACACGGCCAGCGGCAAGGGGAAGCAGGGTGGCTCGACCATCACCCAGCAGTACGTGAAGAACTACTACCTCACCCAGGACCAGACCGCGACGCGCAAGCTCAAGGAACTGGTGATCTCCCTCAAGGTCGACCGGAAGTTCTCCAAGAGCGAGATCCTCGAGGGGTACATCAACACCAGCTACTACGGGCGCCAGGCGTACGGGATCCAGGCCGCGGCCCAGGCGTACTACGGCATCGACGCCAAGAAGCTCAACGTCGCGCAGGGCGCCTATCTCGCCTCGCTGCTGCAGGCGCCGAGTCAGTACGACTGGCAGGCGGCGACCGCCGAGGGCAAGCGGCTGGTCACCAACCGCTGGAACTACACCCTCGACAACATGGTCGAGAAGAACTGGCTGAGCGCCTCCGACCGTGCGGCCCTGAAGGACCTCCCGAAGCCCCGGGCGCCCAAGGCCGAGGCCGGGCTGAAGGGCGAGACCGGCTATCTGGTCAAGGCCGCCAAGCAGGAAATGATGGCGTCCGGCATCTCCGAGGCGGAGATCGACGCGGGCGGCTGGACGATCACGCTCAACATCGACGCCAAGAAGCAGGCGGCGCTGGAGAAGACGATCAAGGAGCAGGTCACCGACAAGCTGGACCCGAAGAAGCGGAAGGTCGACGCCGACCTCCAGGCGGGTGCGGTCTCGGTCGACCCGCACACGGGCGCGATCCTGGCGCTGTACGGCGGCACGGACTACCTCAAGCACGAGTTCAGCAACGCCAAGCGCACGGACTACCAGCCCGCTTCCACCTTCAAGCCGCTGATTCTTGCCGCGGCGCTGGAGAAGAAGGCGAAGACGCAGGACAACCAGGCGATCACCGCGGACACGATGTACAGCGGCAAGAGCAAGCGGCCGGTGGAGGGGAGCGACACCCCCTTCGACCCGCCCAACGAGGACAACGTCAGCTACGGCGAGGTCACCGTGCAGACCGCCATGAACAAGTCGATCAACTCGGTGTTCGCGCAGATGGGCGTGGACGTCGGGCTCGCGAACGTCAAGCAGCTGGGCATCGAACTCGGCCTCAGCCGGATGAAGACCGCCGAGAACGTTCCCGCGATGACGCTCGGTTCGTACGGTGCGAGCCCCATGGAGATGGCCGGGGCCTACGCCACCTTCGACAACCACGGCAAGAAGGTCACGCCCACCATCATCAAGACCGCGACGCACGCCAACCGTGAGCCGTACTCGAAGATGAAGGACGCGATCGGCGAGCAGGTGGTCAGCCGGTCGACGGCCGACGCGCTGACCTCCGTGCTGACCGGTGTGGTCGACGAGGGCACCGGCAAGGTCGTCAAGAACAAGGACCAGCAGGTGGCGGGCAAGACCGGTACCTCCGACAACAACAAGTCGGCCTGGTTCACGGGCTATACGCCGGATCTCGTCACCTCGGTGGGCCTCTTCGGTGAGGCGGCCACGCCGCGCACGGTGGACGGCGTGAAGATCCTCAAGGGCGGCCAGGTCACCATGAGCGGCGCCGCGGGCAGCCCCACGGGCCGTATCAACGGTGGTGGTTTCCCGGCGCAGATCTGGGCCGCGTACACCTTCGGGCTCGACATGAAGAACGCCAAGTTCGACCTGGACACCGACCAGGGCGCCGCCGTCGAGCCGACCTGGACCCCGTCCGAGACCCCGTCGGAGACGCCCTCCGAGACGCCGTCCAACACCCCGAGCAGGACCCCGTCGGAGACCCCGTCCGAGACGCCGTCGGAGACGCCCTCCGAGACGCCGGTGGATCCGGATCCGGGCCAGAGCAGCAGCGGGCCGCCGGACCCGGGCCAGAGCAGTTCGGCGCCCAATCCGGGCGGCAGTCAGAACGCCCTGCCGAACGACGACTAG
- a CDS encoding ABC transporter permease: MSASSWATDLSIGAKFGVAGGREGWMRTLLTAVGVGLGVAVLLFTTAVPGALSARDQRSAARDDFTAQMTDKRGDTTLQAITDTQYGMDDVRGRLVHGESAAAPVPPGLGSLPATGTMVVSPALGALLDSPAGKLLRERIPYKDVGTISDAGLLGPHELAYYGGVDSLTLGSGEVRRISSYGGQQQQEPMDPVMALLVVIIFIVLLMPVGVFIAAAVRFGGDRRDRRLAALRLVGADAQATRRIAAGEALAGALVGLVLGAGFFLLGRQFIGDMTVAGINLFPADVDPSPALAVLVALAVPAAAVGVTLLSMRGVVVEPLGVVRTATARRRRVWWRLALPAAGLVLLAPMIGKGRSGGGFNKVQVISGTTLFLSGVVALLPWVVEAVVNRLGGGATAWQLAVRRLQLTSGTAARTVNGIAVAVAGAIALQMLFTGIDGDYTKTTGADVSRYQLSVYGLNKTAAQSADVEAKLRATHGVRSVVTLGNASVAKFSRYNESYSDLTVGDCASLRAVANIGSSCKDGDAFVATGGWDPNAVAMAKPGHRVYLSGSSLLPTDKSRALPISWTVPADTRTVTVRNSPDGGTDGGGLLLTPGALPALKEGQISRRMFLSLDPAVTDANDLARNSIAGISPLYSVQRLSETEQSQRFASVRRGLYIGTAGVLLLIGVSLLVALLEQLRERKRLLAVLVAFGTRRSTMSWSVLWQTAIPVALGLILSTVVGVGLGVMLLAMVGHSITVDWSVVAAMTGISGGAVLLVTLLSLPPLWRLMRPDGLRTE; encoded by the coding sequence ATGAGCGCGTCCAGCTGGGCCACGGACCTGTCCATAGGCGCCAAGTTCGGTGTCGCGGGCGGCCGCGAGGGCTGGATGCGGACCCTGCTGACCGCCGTCGGCGTCGGGCTCGGCGTCGCCGTGCTGCTCTTCACGACCGCGGTGCCCGGCGCCCTGTCCGCGCGCGACCAGCGCAGCGCGGCGCGCGACGACTTCACGGCGCAGATGACCGACAAGCGCGGGGACACGACCCTGCAGGCGATCACGGACACGCAGTACGGAATGGACGACGTCCGCGGCCGCCTCGTGCACGGCGAGAGCGCCGCCGCCCCCGTCCCGCCGGGCCTCGGCTCGCTGCCCGCGACGGGCACGATGGTGGTCTCCCCCGCCCTCGGGGCCCTCCTCGACTCCCCCGCGGGCAAGCTCCTGCGCGAGCGCATCCCGTACAAGGACGTCGGGACGATCTCCGACGCCGGGCTGCTCGGCCCGCACGAACTCGCCTACTACGGGGGCGTGGACAGTCTCACCCTGGGCAGCGGCGAGGTCCGGCGGATCAGCTCCTACGGCGGTCAGCAGCAGCAGGAGCCCATGGACCCGGTGATGGCGCTGCTCGTCGTCATCATCTTCATCGTGCTGCTGATGCCCGTCGGCGTCTTCATCGCCGCCGCCGTCCGCTTCGGCGGCGACCGCCGCGACCGCAGGCTGGCCGCACTGCGGCTGGTCGGCGCTGACGCGCAGGCGACGCGGCGCATCGCGGCGGGCGAGGCGCTCGCCGGGGCGCTCGTCGGGCTGGTGCTCGGCGCCGGATTCTTCCTCCTTGGGCGGCAGTTCATCGGCGACATGACCGTCGCGGGGATCAATCTCTTCCCCGCCGACGTGGACCCCTCGCCCGCCCTCGCGGTGCTCGTCGCGCTCGCCGTGCCCGCGGCGGCCGTCGGGGTGACGCTGCTGTCGATGCGCGGGGTGGTCGTCGAGCCGCTCGGTGTCGTACGGACCGCGACCGCACGCCGTCGCCGGGTTTGGTGGCGGCTGGCGCTGCCGGCCGCCGGACTCGTCCTGCTCGCCCCGATGATCGGCAAGGGCCGCTCCGGGGGCGGCTTCAACAAGGTCCAGGTCATCAGCGGTACGACGCTGTTCCTTTCCGGGGTCGTGGCGCTGCTCCCCTGGGTGGTGGAGGCCGTCGTGAACCGCCTCGGCGGGGGCGCGACCGCCTGGCAACTGGCCGTACGGCGGCTGCAGTTGACCAGCGGCACGGCAGCCAGGACGGTCAACGGGATCGCGGTGGCCGTCGCCGGGGCGATCGCGCTGCAGATGCTGTTCACGGGGATCGACGGGGACTACACGAAGACGACGGGCGCCGATGTCTCCCGGTACCAGTTGTCCGTGTACGGCCTCAACAAGACCGCGGCCCAGAGCGCGGACGTCGAGGCGAAGCTGCGGGCCACGCACGGGGTGCGCTCGGTGGTCACGCTCGGGAACGCCTCGGTGGCGAAGTTCTCCCGGTACAACGAGTCGTACAGCGACCTCACCGTCGGCGACTGCGCCTCGCTGCGCGCGGTCGCGAACATCGGCTCGTCCTGCAAGGACGGCGACGCGTTCGTCGCGACGGGCGGCTGGGACCCGAACGCGGTCGCGATGGCCAAGCCGGGACACCGGGTGTACCTGAGCGGCTCGAGCCTCCTCCCCACGGACAAGTCGCGCGCGCTGCCGATCAGTTGGACCGTACCGGCGGACACCCGGACGGTGACCGTACGGAACTCGCCCGACGGGGGCACGGACGGGGGCGGTCTGCTGCTCACGCCGGGGGCGCTGCCGGCGCTCAAGGAGGGGCAGATCAGCCGGAGGATGTTCCTGAGCCTGGATCCCGCGGTGACCGACGCGAACGACCTGGCGCGGAACAGCATCGCGGGGATCTCGCCGCTCTACAGCGTGCAGCGGCTCTCGGAGACGGAACAGAGCCAACGGTTCGCTTCGGTGCGACGGGGTCTCTACATCGGCACCGCGGGTGTCCTGCTCCTCATCGGCGTGAGCCTGCTGGTCGCGCTCCTTGAACAACTCCGCGAGCGCAAACGGCTGTTGGCGGTGCTGGTGGCCTTCGGTACGCGGCGTTCGACGATGAGCTGGTCGGTGCTCTGGCAGACGGCGATCCCCGTCGCGTTGGGGCTGATCCTGTCGACGGTGGTGGGCGTAGGGCTCGGTGTGATGCTGCTGGCGATGGTGGGCCACTCGATCACGGTGGACTGGAGCGTGGTGGCGGCGATGACGGGGATCAGCGGGGGCGCGGTGCTCCTGGTGACGCTGCTGAGCCTGCCGCCGTTGTGGCGGCTGATGCGACCTGACGGCCTGCGGACAGAGTGA